The following proteins are co-located in the Silene latifolia isolate original U9 population chromosome 1, ASM4854445v1, whole genome shotgun sequence genome:
- the LOC141652958 gene encoding protein FAR1-RELATED SEQUENCE 2-like: MFNKRQRWIPAYYRDIPLSCLLRTTQRSESMNSFFKRFENPRGTLVEFWLRFQSAMDQQRYTQKSLDRDSDLSLLCVSSLNSCSAGDSSRDSTTRFLDIEDTILRTTYTVAFNPTTFDAKCSCKMFERKGYICKHIIWILSGKGVRKIPEQYLLSRWTKNTKKMPLYDVHGQLIGDFDSSYVSKLQISNVWSEFYSTLSLIKSLPENHVTELTDLLKAFRQKFKPDPETMTKQQ; encoded by the exons ATGTTTAACAAGAGGCAACGTTGGATTCCGGCTTATTATCGTGATATTCCTCTTAGTTGTCTTCTCAGAACAACCCAACGTTCTGAGAGCATGAACAGCTTCTTCAAGCGGTTCGAGAATCCTCGCGGCACACTTGTGGAATTTTGGTTGCGCTTCCAGAGTGCTATGGATCAGCAAAGATACACCCAAAAGTCCCTTGATAGAGACAGTGATCTCTCTCTACTT TGTGTCTCTTCTTTGAATTCATGTAGCGCTGGAGATTCTTCAAGGGATTCCACTACAAGGTTTCTTGATATTGAAGATACAATATTGCGTACTACGTACACTGTAGCATTTAATCCCACAACCTTtgatgcaaaatgttcatgtaaGATGTTTGAGAGGAAGGGATACATCTGCAAACACATTATTTGGATTTTATCAGGTAAAGGGGTGAGGAAGATACCTGAACAGTACCTTTTGAGTAGATGGACAAAGAACACCAAAAAGATGCCTCTTTATGATGTGCACGGGCAGTTGATCGGTGATTTTGATTCCTCATATGTGAGTAAGCTGCAGATTTCAAATGTTTGGTCAGAGTTCTACTCAACGCTGTCTCTGATAAAATCTCTACCTGAAAATCACGTAACTGAACTGACTGATTTACTGAAGGCATTTAGACAGAAATTCAAGCCCGACCCTGAAACAATGACAAAACAACAATAG
- the LOC141652966 gene encoding protein FAR1-RELATED SEQUENCE 5-like, with product MSEFVPSPCFEETSSASLVPACTPQCIQVDDVHGGNHLSLIVTPGGSEEWIRNVATQFTPRIGQSFATLDECIQFYETYADACGFEPRKSSTKRFHGSGDIKTKLIVCNREGFRDSQPKVLPSNGEEEKRIKPYDPKKTKITRIGCKAKILFRFVIKEIDQVKVPLFVVDQFHAAHNHLLCPLKYKEFQNKSRHLNLHQKQTIIDNCKVNIGPTTTFRSYKEYVDGYQNVGACLTDFKNFGREVKCFIGQRDAQMFINQLEVLSETRPGFYYAYEVGENKCLVRVIWADAEARRNYSLYGEVVTFDPTYSTNRYDMKFCPFTGVDHHKKSVTFAASLVGRENDKNFNWVFQKFLDCMGGKEPNCLFTDQCPAMKIAVPAVFKTAAHRYCMWHIMQKLPEKVGTTVTKETDFVSRMNSIVWDSDLEPFDFEEK from the exons ATGTCAG AATTTGTTCCATCACCCTGTTTTGAAGAGACTTCTTCTGCTTCTCTTGTACCTGCTTGTACTCCACAATGCATACAAGTTGATGATGTGCATGGTGGAAATCACCTTTCTTTGATTGTCACCCCTGGAGGTTCTGAGGAGTGGATACGGAATGTTGCCACTCAATTTACACCTAGAATAGGACAAAGTTTTGCTACCTTAGATGAGtgtatccaattttatgaaactTATGCGGACGCTTGCGGTTTTGAACCAAGAAAGTCTTCAACTAAAAGGTTTCATGGTAGTGGTGATATAAAGACAAAACTGATTGTCTGTAATAGAGAAGGGTTTAGGGATAGTCAGCCGAAAGTGTTACCCTCTAATGGTGAAGAGGAGAAAAGGATCAAACCATATGATCCTAAGAAGACCAAGATTACTAGGATTGGTTGTAAGGCCAAGATTTTATTCAGATTTGTCATCAAAGAAATTGACCAAGTTAAAGTCCCACTCTTTGTTGTTGATCAGTTTCATGCTGCCCATAATCACCTTCTTTGTCCACTAAAGTATAAAGAATTTCAGAACAAATCCAGACACCTTAATTTACATCAGAAACAAACAATCATTGACAATTGCAAGGTGAATATTGGCCCAACGACTACTTTCAGGTCTTataaggagtatgttgatggttATCAAAATGTGGGAGCATGTTTGACCGACTTTAAAAATTTTGGTAGGGAAGTCAAGTGTTTTATCGGGCAGCGGGATGCTCAAATGTTCATAAATCAGCTTGAAGTGCTTTCTGAAACTAGGCCAGGGTTTTATTATGCATATGAGGTTGGTGAGAATAAGTGTTTGGTTCGTGTTATTTGGGCTGACGCAGAGGCACGTCGAAACTACTCACTATATGGTGAGGTGGTGACATTTGACCCAACCTATTCAACCAATAGGTATGACATGAAATTCTGTCCTTTTACTGGTGTTGATCACCACAAGAAGTCGGTCACCTTTGCTGCTTCACTTGTGGGTAGGGAGAACGACAAGAATTTCAATTGGGTTTTTCAGAAATTCTTAGATTGTATGGGTGGAAAGGAACCCAATTGTTTATTTACCGACCAATGCCCGGCAATGAAAATTGCAGTGCCTGCTGTTTTTAAGACTGCTGCCCACCGttattgcatgtggcacatcatgcagaaattacctgaaaaggtagGCACGACAGTGACCAAAGAGACAGATTTTGTAAGCCGTATGAATTCTATTGTCTGGGATTCTGACCTAGAGCCTTTTGATTTTGAAGAGAAGTAG